The proteins below are encoded in one region of Helianthus annuus cultivar XRQ/B chromosome 2, HanXRQr2.0-SUNRISE, whole genome shotgun sequence:
- the LOC110894866 gene encoding eukaryotic translation initiation factor 2D has protein sequence MFKKSVEAKSQQRLSGADRKKLKRTIKDRFPNASDSDLDILIPPKVEITVSKQPNRVLIYSLEGGLPMFFDVDSRGTTIFPTVYALWKVPHLLPAFILKGGEVSRYVIGGADLMFPGIHITAEGLPEFSAGEPWAVIVPGNPAPIAVGSTYMSSSEALKAGLRGKALKISHHYRDALWESAEARYVPNAGFLEDVVFEDPSLTTTSQQSDTEVASDHDNDADNIESEVAMNDADASHADSSSKTESNPNVDQQVTTDLGDLKLTESDKGVTEEQVSLSVEDVDALLDKCLLQAFYTTLKDKDLPIAGSTLWSNHVLPCRPPGTVLDIKKSSHKKLSKWLQSKTSQGLISSKEDKHKKEVMVLTINRKHPDYTSFKPEKQQVEQKEQTVDPVNETNTNNRMEVIEIYKPSVHVNPIFTSVGADTRQLYTQSEATEVVFAYIEKENLVKPTNKSIVVLDAILCDALFKGAIKKGSTYPSEIHKKDLAPTFVNRMQAHHQVTRGKETVVRKGGLKPMQIMTERRQGNKKVTKLTGMESFLIDAEPLASELQKKFACSTSVSELPGKKGHEVLVQGGVIDVLARYLVEQYGIPKKYIEILDKTARK, from the exons ATGTTCAAGAAATCAGTGGAAGCAAAATCACAACAACGATTATCGGGTGCTGACCGTAAGAAATTGAAGCGAACAATCAAAGACCGCTTCCCCAATGCTTCCGATTCCGACCTAGACATCTTAATCCCCCCTAAG gTAGAGATAACTGTCTCAAAGCAGCCAAACCGTGTTCTTATCTACAGTTTGGAAGGTGGATTGCCAATGTTCTTTGATGTTGATAGCAGAGGCACAACTATATTTCCAACAG TTTATGCACTATGGAAGGTTCCGCATCTTCTACCTGCTTTCATTCTAAAAGGGGGTGAAGTGTCACGTTACGTAATCGGAGGGGCAGATTTGATGTTTCCTGGCATCCATATAACTGCCGAGGGTCTCCCTGAGTTTTCAGCTGGTGAACCATGGGCTGTTATCGTTCCCGGTAATCCAGCTCCAATTGCT GTGGGATCTACCTACATGAGTAGCTCCGAGGCTCTAAAAGCCGGTCTTCGTGGAAAGGCTTTAAAGATAAGCCATCATTACCGGGATGCACTTTG GGAATCAGCTGAAGCCCGATATGTGCCGAATGCTGGCTTTCTAGAAGACGTCGTCTTCGAAGATCCTTCTTTAACGACTACTTCTCAGCAATCCGATACTGAAGTCGCCAGTGATCACGATAATGATGCGGATAACATAGAATCAGAGGTGGCTATGAATGACGCAGATGCTAGCCATGCGGATTCATCTTCAAAAACGGAGTCAAACCCGAATGTTGACCAACAAGTGACTACTGATCTTGGTGATCTGAAGTTGACGGAAAGTGATAAGGGCGTTACGGAGGAGCAAGTTAGTCTTTCGGTTGAGGATGTTGATGCACTTTTGGATAAATGTCTTCTGCAAGCTTTTTATACAACACTCAAGGATAAAGATCTTCCTATTGCTGGAAGCACATTATG GTCGAATCATGTCTTACCTTGTAGGCCACCTGGCACCGTGCTGGATATTAAGAAGTCGTCACACAAAAAGCTATCTAAGTGGCTACAATCAAAAACTTCTCAAGGACTG ATTTCATCAAAAGAAGATAAGCATAAAAAAGAAGTTATGGTTTTGACAATAAATCGCAAGCATCCCGATTACACATCTTTCAAACCTGAAAAGCAGCAAGTCGAGCAAAAAGAACAAACCGTTGACCCCGTTAACGAAACCAATACCAACAACCGTATGGAAGTTATAGAGATTTACAAACCAAGCGTACACGTAAATCCAATTTTCACATCAGTGGGAGCCGATACCCGCCAACTATATACTCAATCCGAAGCAACCGAAGTCGTATTCGCTTACATCGAAAAAGAAAACCTGGTCAAACCGACAAATAAGTCAATCGTGGTGTTAGACGCGATTTTATGTGACGCGTTATTCAAAGGAGCTATTAAGAAAGGATCAACGTACCCTTCGGAGATACATAAAAAGGATTTGGCGCCGACGTTTGTAAACAGAATGCAAGCGCATCATCAAGTTACTAGAGGAAAAGAAACCGTTGTAAGAAAAGGCGGGTTGAAACCAATGCAGATTATGACTGAACGAAGACAAGGAAATAAGAAGGTTACGAAACTTACGGGAATGGAGTCGTTTTTGATTGATGCGGAACCTTTGGCATCGGAATTGCAAAAGAAGTTTGCTTGTAGTACGTCTGTATCGGAATTGCCAG GGAAGAAGGGACATGAGGTTTTGGTTCAAGGTGGGGTGATTGATGTTCTTGCAAGATATCTAGTTGAACAATACGGGATCCCGAAGAAATATATCGAGATTCTTGACAAAACAGCCAGGAAATGA